In Rhodothermus bifroesti, a single genomic region encodes these proteins:
- the nosZ gene encoding Sec-dependent nitrous-oxide reductase, translating to MKRNVLWLASIAAAAVLLVGCRGGAQRGGELISDDPMEIARARGLSPADVVAAVKTYQPTGKHDEYLLFASGGHSGQVLVIGVPSMRLLKVIGVFTPEPWQGWGFSKETREVLRQGAFEGKELTWGDVHHPALSETNGDYDGQFLFVNDKANSRIAVIDLRDFETKQIVKNPLSLSDHGGAFVTPNTEWVIEGGQYAAPFEGYAPIEQYQGQYRGLVTFWKFDRQRGRILPEQSFALELPPYWQDLCDAGKGVSEGWVFCNSLNTEMATGGVEKGNPPFEAGVSQRDMDYLHVINLRKAAELVAAGRTRTIKGFKVLPIETAVAEGVLYFIPEPKSPHGIDVSPDGNYLVVSGKLDPHATVFSFEKIQNAIASQRFSGRDDYSVPILDFDAVVESQIELGLGPLHTQFDPNGYAYTSLFLESAVVRWTLGGPWTEKHGRDPWSVVDKISVHYNIGHLVAAEGDNVNPDGRYLVAMNKWSVDRFSNVGPLLPQNFQLIDISNPQGPMQLLYDMPIGIGEPHYAQIIKADKIQAWEVYPEVGWEPTTQAAHPHAVKPGQERIERRGNTVEIWMTATRSHFTPEHVEVRKGDRVIWHITSIERARDATHGFALPGYNVNLSLEPGETQTIEFVADRDGVFTFYCTEFCSALHLEMVGYFLVRP from the coding sequence ATGAAACGCAATGTGCTCTGGCTAGCTAGCATAGCCGCTGCGGCTGTGCTCTTGGTTGGATGTCGCGGCGGTGCGCAGCGCGGCGGTGAGCTAATCAGCGATGACCCCATGGAGATCGCTCGGGCACGCGGCCTTAGCCCGGCCGACGTCGTCGCGGCAGTCAAAACGTATCAGCCCACAGGTAAGCATGACGAGTATCTCCTGTTCGCCTCGGGGGGACACTCAGGACAGGTGCTGGTCATTGGGGTTCCCTCGATGCGCCTGCTTAAGGTTATCGGCGTCTTTACACCAGAACCCTGGCAGGGCTGGGGTTTCTCTAAAGAAACCCGTGAAGTCCTCCGGCAAGGCGCCTTTGAGGGTAAAGAGCTTACCTGGGGCGACGTGCACCACCCCGCGCTTTCTGAAACCAACGGCGATTATGACGGCCAATTCCTATTTGTCAACGACAAGGCAAATTCCCGCATCGCCGTGATCGATCTGCGTGACTTTGAGACCAAGCAGATCGTCAAAAACCCACTTTCGTTAAGTGACCACGGCGGTGCTTTTGTAACCCCAAATACCGAGTGGGTCATCGAAGGCGGGCAGTATGCAGCACCGTTCGAGGGATATGCCCCGATTGAACAGTATCAGGGACAATATCGAGGGCTGGTCACCTTCTGGAAGTTTGATCGGCAACGGGGACGCATCCTGCCCGAACAGTCTTTTGCGCTGGAACTACCCCCCTATTGGCAGGACTTGTGCGATGCTGGTAAAGGCGTAAGTGAGGGCTGGGTATTTTGCAATTCTTTGAATACCGAAATGGCTACAGGTGGCGTCGAGAAGGGCAATCCGCCTTTTGAAGCTGGTGTCTCGCAGCGCGACATGGACTACCTGCATGTTATCAACCTGCGTAAGGCAGCTGAGCTGGTAGCAGCAGGACGCACGCGCACAATCAAAGGCTTCAAAGTTCTACCGATCGAAACCGCCGTTGCCGAGGGCGTGCTTTACTTTATCCCTGAACCCAAGAGCCCACATGGCATCGACGTCTCTCCGGATGGGAACTACTTGGTTGTCTCCGGAAAGCTTGACCCCCATGCCACCGTCTTCAGCTTTGAGAAAATCCAAAATGCTATTGCCAGCCAGCGCTTTTCAGGCCGGGATGACTATAGCGTGCCGATTTTGGACTTTGACGCCGTCGTAGAAAGCCAAATTGAGCTTGGGCTGGGTCCGCTGCACACCCAGTTTGATCCTAACGGATACGCCTACACCAGCCTCTTTTTGGAAAGCGCTGTCGTGCGCTGGACGCTGGGTGGACCCTGGACCGAAAAGCATGGCCGAGATCCCTGGAGCGTAGTGGACAAAATCTCGGTCCACTATAACATCGGCCACTTGGTGGCTGCAGAAGGCGATAACGTCAACCCTGACGGCCGCTATCTGGTGGCCATGAACAAGTGGTCGGTGGACCGCTTTAGCAACGTTGGACCGCTCCTGCCCCAAAACTTCCAGCTGATCGACATCAGTAATCCCCAGGGGCCAATGCAGCTCCTCTACGATATGCCTATTGGCATCGGAGAGCCACACTATGCTCAGATCATCAAGGCCGACAAAATCCAGGCATGGGAGGTTTATCCTGAGGTCGGTTGGGAGCCGACAACACAAGCTGCCCATCCCCATGCGGTCAAACCAGGTCAAGAGCGCATTGAGCGCCGAGGCAATACGGTAGAAATCTGGATGACGGCCACCCGTAGCCATTTTACCCCAGAGCATGTGGAAGTGCGTAAAGGCGACCGCGTGATCTGGCACATCACAAGCATTGAGCGCGCGCGGGATGCCACGCACGGCTTTGCGCTGCCCGGCTACAATGTCAATTTGAGCCTAGAGCCGGGCGAAACGCAAACGATTGAATTTGTAGCTGACCGCGACGGCGTGTTTACCTTCTACTGCACCGAATTTTGCTCGGCACTCCACTTGGAAATGGTCGGCTACTTCTTGGTGCGTCCGTAA
- a CDS encoding cytochrome C has translation MTWLSKIIGPRIPDSVLQRERRHFRRPTLLLSAAALLLLISIFFPYWRIRLYAPQYPGGLVAKVYVNRVEGDVREIDGLNHYIGMRPLEEAAQLERSLSIFLIAAMALLVGGAIYIHSPWAAVLSLPALLYPLVFLADLYYWLWSFGTNLDPKAPLSSSVKPFVPPLLGEGQVGQFRVVAFWDIGLWMAIAASILIALGLYYHRKAYKPFYDAYVAQAST, from the coding sequence ATGACGTGGCTGTCTAAAATCATCGGACCGCGCATCCCAGATTCGGTCCTGCAGCGTGAGCGGCGTCATTTCCGACGGCCGACACTGCTGCTCAGCGCAGCGGCCCTGCTGCTACTCATCTCGATCTTTTTCCCTTACTGGCGCATCCGGCTTTATGCACCCCAATACCCCGGCGGCCTGGTGGCTAAGGTATACGTGAACCGTGTCGAGGGCGACGTGCGCGAAATCGACGGCCTAAACCATTATATCGGCATGCGGCCGCTTGAAGAAGCGGCCCAGCTTGAACGCTCCTTAAGCATTTTTCTGATTGCAGCCATGGCACTTTTGGTAGGCGGAGCGATTTACATTCATTCCCCGTGGGCGGCTGTACTGAGCCTACCTGCTTTACTTTACCCACTGGTCTTTTTGGCCGACCTGTACTATTGGCTTTGGAGCTTCGGGACCAACCTGGATCCTAAGGCCCCCTTAAGCAGCTCCGTCAAACCGTTTGTTCCTCCTCTGCTGGGCGAAGGACAGGTAGGGCAGTTTCGCGTCGTCGCTTTCTGGGACATAGGGCTTTGGATGGCCATTGCGGCCTCCATTTTGATCGCTCTTGGCCTGTATTACCACCGCAAGGCTTACAAGCCGTTTTACGATGCCTATGTGGCTCAGGCGAGCACATAA